One Prunus dulcis chromosome 7, ALMONDv2, whole genome shotgun sequence DNA segment encodes these proteins:
- the LOC117634641 gene encoding uncharacterized protein LOC117634641 isoform X3 — translation MSLNLQKGGCFIVDATRRGKRFPDSMSKTIPIWTCVLNRSISNHLNKMRQSAQFNDGEVSTSDEQHCEDTRQTSVDWDCSLHLPLWVSETEKASIEDRLDEWTRQLEASGADIASLASLLKKPLRPLWISQKTVIWLNEVPDHDSWDFTPIILVSASASNGVVQQHRTSSEFSWNYIAGAGDDEESWARGLTPTLFWNHAYEIINAGPVLCNQMVADIVEKDRVYRARRGQIAPQVTAKASKLVENSVHCLQDDSVLPLDISTINFDLNSCDEDCTICWLGSTSLAVGKSQTAAASKVDCILNCDQEPMSASLRHDKVYLHLPMVTSKFDRFSLLNNLPSAVNFAKLNLSKGKTLLICCNNGEDISVCVCLAILTSLFDGGGTFDGGNFFSEICITKLEMRRRLVTICKYVVNARPSRGNLKQVFGFLSGGRAGLEKRLHSQDQLLE, via the exons ATGTCGCTCAACTTGCAG AAAGGAGGGTGCTTTATTGTGGATGCAACTCGGAGAGGGAAGAGGTTTCCAGATAGCATGTCGAAGACGATACCCATTTGGACCTGCGTTTTGAACCGATCTATTTCTAACCATTTGAATAAAATGCGTCAATCTGCTCAGTTCAATGATGGG GAGGTAAGTACTTCTGATGAACAACATTGTGAAGATACAAGACAGACCAGTGTTGATTGGGATTGTTCCTTGCATCTTCCTCTTTGGGTTTCTGAAACAGAGAAAGCTTCGATTGAGGATCGGTTAGACGAATGGACCCGACAGTTGGAAGCCAGTGGAGCTGACATTGCCTCCCTTGCTTCTTTATTGAAAAAGCCGCTACGCCCTCTATGGATATCACAAAAGACTGTCATTTGGTTGAACGAAGTTCCGGACCACGATTCATGGGATTTCACACCAATCATTCTTGTTTCTGCCTCTGCCTCTAATGGTGTTGTACAACAACACAGGACTAGTTCAGAATTTAGCTGGAATTACATAGCGGGAGCAGGTGATGATGAAGAAAGCTGGGCTAGGGGTTTAACACCTACCCTCTTCTGGAACCATGCCtatgaaattataaatgcaGGACCCGTTTTGTGTAATCAGATGGTAGCTGATATAGTCGAAAAGGATCGAGTGTATCGCGCTCGAAGGGGACAAATTGCCCCTCAGGTCACTGCCAAGGCCTCCAAGTTGGTAGAAAACTCAGTTCATTGTTTGCAGGATGACTCAGTGTTGCCTTTAGATATTTCAACTATAAATTTTGATCTAAATTCTTGTGATGAAGATTGTACTATATGTTGGCTGGGTTCAACAAGTCTTGCTGTAGGCAAATCTCAAACTG CTGCAGCATCTAAAGTTGATTGTATATTAAATTGTGATCAAGAGCCCATGTCTGCCTCCCTTCGGCATGATAAAGTATATCTACATCTTCCTATGGTG ACATCAAAGTTTGATCGCTTTTCCTTATTGAATAATCTCCCATCTGCGGTGAACTTTGCAAAGTTAAATCTAAGCAAAGGGAAGACCCTTCTAATTTGTTGCAATAATG GGGAAGATATCAGTGTATGTGTCTGTCTGGCAATCTTGACATCTTTATTTGATGGTGGAG GAACCTTCGATGGTGGAAATTTCTTTAGTGAGATATGCATTACTAAATTGGAAATGCGGAGGAGACTCGTAACCATCTGTAAATATGTAGTAAATGCAAGGCCATCAAGAGGGAATCTGAAGCAGGTTTTCGGTTTTCTTAGTGGTGGAAGAGCTGGTTTGGAGAAGAGGCTTCACTCGCAAGATCAGTTGCTcgaataa
- the LOC117634641 gene encoding uncharacterized protein LOC117634641 isoform X2, producing the protein MFQSSMEDDDTKQLSIYRAARTIKRRENTLYNALKSIYDDSIFVGEILQVWPDLPLLANLRCGLWYSSKFHSTCYFKSTDGHNNNWSFNTSRLNLHVAQLAGQKGGCFIVDATRRGKRFPDSMSKTIPIWTCVLNRSISNHLNKMRQSAQFNDGEVSTSDEQHCEDTRQTSVDWDCSLHLPLWVSETEKASIEDRLDEWTRQLEASGADIASLASLLKKPLRPLWISQKTVIWLNEVPDHDSWDFTPIILVSASASNGVVQQHRTSSEFSWNYIAGAGDDEESWARGLTPTLFWNHAYEIINAGPVLCNQMVADIVEKDRVYRARRGQIAPQVTAKASKLVENSVHCLQDDSVLPLDISTINFDLNSCDEDCTICWLGSTSLAVGKSQTASKVDCILNCDQEPMSASLRHDKVYLHLPMVTSKFDRFSLLNNLPSAVNFAKLNLSKGKTLLICCNNGEDISVCVCLAILTSLFDGGGTFDGGNFFSEICITKLEMRRRLVTICKYVVNARPSRGNLKQVFGFLSGGRAGLEKRLHSQDQLLE; encoded by the exons ATGTTTCAGAGTTCAATGGAAGACGACGACACGAAGCAGCTGAGCATATACAGGGCGGCGAGGACGATAAAGCGGAGGGAAAACACCCTCTACAACGCCCTTAAATCCATCTACGACGACTCCATCTTTGTCGGCGAAATCTTGCAGGTTTGGCCCGACCTCCCTCTCCTCGCAAACCTACGATGCGGCCTCTGGTACTCTTCCAAGTTCCACTCTACTTGCTACTTCAAATCCACTGACGGCCACAACAATAACTGGTCCTTCAACACCTCTCGCCTCAACCTCCATGTCGCTCAACTTGCAG GACAGAAAGGAGGGTGCTTTATTGTGGATGCAACTCGGAGAGGGAAGAGGTTTCCAGATAGCATGTCGAAGACGATACCCATTTGGACCTGCGTTTTGAACCGATCTATTTCTAACCATTTGAATAAAATGCGTCAATCTGCTCAGTTCAATGATGGG GAGGTAAGTACTTCTGATGAACAACATTGTGAAGATACAAGACAGACCAGTGTTGATTGGGATTGTTCCTTGCATCTTCCTCTTTGGGTTTCTGAAACAGAGAAAGCTTCGATTGAGGATCGGTTAGACGAATGGACCCGACAGTTGGAAGCCAGTGGAGCTGACATTGCCTCCCTTGCTTCTTTATTGAAAAAGCCGCTACGCCCTCTATGGATATCACAAAAGACTGTCATTTGGTTGAACGAAGTTCCGGACCACGATTCATGGGATTTCACACCAATCATTCTTGTTTCTGCCTCTGCCTCTAATGGTGTTGTACAACAACACAGGACTAGTTCAGAATTTAGCTGGAATTACATAGCGGGAGCAGGTGATGATGAAGAAAGCTGGGCTAGGGGTTTAACACCTACCCTCTTCTGGAACCATGCCtatgaaattataaatgcaGGACCCGTTTTGTGTAATCAGATGGTAGCTGATATAGTCGAAAAGGATCGAGTGTATCGCGCTCGAAGGGGACAAATTGCCCCTCAGGTCACTGCCAAGGCCTCCAAGTTGGTAGAAAACTCAGTTCATTGTTTGCAGGATGACTCAGTGTTGCCTTTAGATATTTCAACTATAAATTTTGATCTAAATTCTTGTGATGAAGATTGTACTATATGTTGGCTGGGTTCAACAAGTCTTGCTGTAGGCAAATCTCAAACTG CATCTAAAGTTGATTGTATATTAAATTGTGATCAAGAGCCCATGTCTGCCTCCCTTCGGCATGATAAAGTATATCTACATCTTCCTATGGTG ACATCAAAGTTTGATCGCTTTTCCTTATTGAATAATCTCCCATCTGCGGTGAACTTTGCAAAGTTAAATCTAAGCAAAGGGAAGACCCTTCTAATTTGTTGCAATAATG GGGAAGATATCAGTGTATGTGTCTGTCTGGCAATCTTGACATCTTTATTTGATGGTGGAG GAACCTTCGATGGTGGAAATTTCTTTAGTGAGATATGCATTACTAAATTGGAAATGCGGAGGAGACTCGTAACCATCTGTAAATATGTAGTAAATGCAAGGCCATCAAGAGGGAATCTGAAGCAGGTTTTCGGTTTTCTTAGTGGTGGAAGAGCTGGTTTGGAGAAGAGGCTTCACTCGCAAGATCAGTTGCTcgaataa
- the LOC117634641 gene encoding uncharacterized protein LOC117634641 isoform X1, translating into MFQSSMEDDDTKQLSIYRAARTIKRRENTLYNALKSIYDDSIFVGEILQVWPDLPLLANLRCGLWYSSKFHSTCYFKSTDGHNNNWSFNTSRLNLHVAQLAGQKGGCFIVDATRRGKRFPDSMSKTIPIWTCVLNRSISNHLNKMRQSAQFNDGEVSTSDEQHCEDTRQTSVDWDCSLHLPLWVSETEKASIEDRLDEWTRQLEASGADIASLASLLKKPLRPLWISQKTVIWLNEVPDHDSWDFTPIILVSASASNGVVQQHRTSSEFSWNYIAGAGDDEESWARGLTPTLFWNHAYEIINAGPVLCNQMVADIVEKDRVYRARRGQIAPQVTAKASKLVENSVHCLQDDSVLPLDISTINFDLNSCDEDCTICWLGSTSLAVGKSQTAAASKVDCILNCDQEPMSASLRHDKVYLHLPMVTSKFDRFSLLNNLPSAVNFAKLNLSKGKTLLICCNNGEDISVCVCLAILTSLFDGGGTFDGGNFFSEICITKLEMRRRLVTICKYVVNARPSRGNLKQVFGFLSGGRAGLEKRLHSQDQLLE; encoded by the exons ATGTTTCAGAGTTCAATGGAAGACGACGACACGAAGCAGCTGAGCATATACAGGGCGGCGAGGACGATAAAGCGGAGGGAAAACACCCTCTACAACGCCCTTAAATCCATCTACGACGACTCCATCTTTGTCGGCGAAATCTTGCAGGTTTGGCCCGACCTCCCTCTCCTCGCAAACCTACGATGCGGCCTCTGGTACTCTTCCAAGTTCCACTCTACTTGCTACTTCAAATCCACTGACGGCCACAACAATAACTGGTCCTTCAACACCTCTCGCCTCAACCTCCATGTCGCTCAACTTGCAG GACAGAAAGGAGGGTGCTTTATTGTGGATGCAACTCGGAGAGGGAAGAGGTTTCCAGATAGCATGTCGAAGACGATACCCATTTGGACCTGCGTTTTGAACCGATCTATTTCTAACCATTTGAATAAAATGCGTCAATCTGCTCAGTTCAATGATGGG GAGGTAAGTACTTCTGATGAACAACATTGTGAAGATACAAGACAGACCAGTGTTGATTGGGATTGTTCCTTGCATCTTCCTCTTTGGGTTTCTGAAACAGAGAAAGCTTCGATTGAGGATCGGTTAGACGAATGGACCCGACAGTTGGAAGCCAGTGGAGCTGACATTGCCTCCCTTGCTTCTTTATTGAAAAAGCCGCTACGCCCTCTATGGATATCACAAAAGACTGTCATTTGGTTGAACGAAGTTCCGGACCACGATTCATGGGATTTCACACCAATCATTCTTGTTTCTGCCTCTGCCTCTAATGGTGTTGTACAACAACACAGGACTAGTTCAGAATTTAGCTGGAATTACATAGCGGGAGCAGGTGATGATGAAGAAAGCTGGGCTAGGGGTTTAACACCTACCCTCTTCTGGAACCATGCCtatgaaattataaatgcaGGACCCGTTTTGTGTAATCAGATGGTAGCTGATATAGTCGAAAAGGATCGAGTGTATCGCGCTCGAAGGGGACAAATTGCCCCTCAGGTCACTGCCAAGGCCTCCAAGTTGGTAGAAAACTCAGTTCATTGTTTGCAGGATGACTCAGTGTTGCCTTTAGATATTTCAACTATAAATTTTGATCTAAATTCTTGTGATGAAGATTGTACTATATGTTGGCTGGGTTCAACAAGTCTTGCTGTAGGCAAATCTCAAACTG CTGCAGCATCTAAAGTTGATTGTATATTAAATTGTGATCAAGAGCCCATGTCTGCCTCCCTTCGGCATGATAAAGTATATCTACATCTTCCTATGGTG ACATCAAAGTTTGATCGCTTTTCCTTATTGAATAATCTCCCATCTGCGGTGAACTTTGCAAAGTTAAATCTAAGCAAAGGGAAGACCCTTCTAATTTGTTGCAATAATG GGGAAGATATCAGTGTATGTGTCTGTCTGGCAATCTTGACATCTTTATTTGATGGTGGAG GAACCTTCGATGGTGGAAATTTCTTTAGTGAGATATGCATTACTAAATTGGAAATGCGGAGGAGACTCGTAACCATCTGTAAATATGTAGTAAATGCAAGGCCATCAAGAGGGAATCTGAAGCAGGTTTTCGGTTTTCTTAGTGGTGGAAGAGCTGGTTTGGAGAAGAGGCTTCACTCGCAAGATCAGTTGCTcgaataa
- the LOC117634431 gene encoding senescence/dehydration-associated protein At4g35985, chloroplastic-like yields MGCFSSRSSTSKTSSPIEPPPYQIQNQHQNAAQQYQEPQNLQQQVLLQIPGCRVHLMDEGESIELANGEFILENILDENISLATIIKVGDELQWPLTKDEPVVKLDALHYLFSLPMHGGDPLSYGVTFPEQYESNLGFLDSFLREHSCFSGLSTSTKTNKGVDWKEYAPRMDDYNNVLAKAIAGGTGQIVKGIFMCSNGYTNQLQKGGEVTLARPVEEKSYVKEQGSNSSKNSGAKKKSEINKSLKRVRKLSKMTSKLSKSMLDGVGIATGSVMRPVVKSQAGKAFFAMVPGQVLLASLDAVNKILDAAEVAEKQALSATSGAATRMVSNRFGESAGEATEDVFATAGHCANTAWNIFKIRKAINPASSVSTGVLKNAAKSSSRSS; encoded by the exons ATGGGTTGCTTCAGTTCTCGCAGTTCCACATCCAAAACCTCATCTCCCATAGAACCACCACCctatcaaattcaaaatcaacaTCAAAATGCTGCTCAGCAATACCAAGaaccccaaaatctccaaCAACAAGTCCTCCTGCAAATCCCAGGATGTAGAGTTCACCTCATGGATGAAGGAGAAAGTATAGAACTTGCAAATGGTGAGTTCATTCTTGAGAACATCTTGGACGAGAATATTTCTCTGGCCACCATAATCAAAGTTGGTGATGAACTTCAGTGGCCCCTGACAAAAGATGAGCCTGTTGTAAAGCTTGATGCTTTGCACTATCTCTTCTCTTTGCCCATGCATGGTGGTGATCCTCTGAGCTATGGTGTCACTTTTCCAGAGCAGTATGAAAGCAATTTGGGCTTTCTGGATTCGTTTTTGAGAGAGCACTCTTGCTTTAGTGGCTTGAGCACATCCACCAAAACTAACAAAGGTGTTGATTGGAAAGAGTATGCTCCAAGAATGGATGACTACAATAATGTGTTGGCAAAAGCAATTGCAGGAGGGACTGGCCAGATTGTCAAGGGGATCTTCATGTGTAGCAATGGTTACACCAATCAG CTTCAAAAAGGAGGGGAAGTGACATTGGCTCGTCCTGTCGAGGAGAAAAGTTATGTCAAGGAACAAGGAAGTAATAGCAGCAAAAATTCTGGTGCCAAAAAGAAGAGTGAAATCAACAAGAGCTTGAAACG TGTGAGAAAGTTGTCAAAGATGACTTCAAAGCTCAGCAAATCTATGCTTGATGGGGTTGGCATTGCGACCGGATCAGTGATGAGACCTGTGGTTAAATCCCAGGCAGGGAAGGCATTCTTTGCCATGGTTCCAGGACAGGTCCTCTTGGCTTCCCTTGATGCCGTCA ATAAGATTTTGGATGCAGCTGAAGTTGCAGAGAAGCAAGCTCTTTCTGCTACCTCTGGTGCTGCTACTAGAATGGTCAGCAACAG GTTCGGGGAAAGTGCAGGGGAGGCAACTGAGGATGTGTTTGCAACAGCAGGGCATTGTGCAAACACTGCTTGGAACATCTTCAAAATAAGAAAGGCCATCAATCCAGCATCATCTGTCTCTACTGGAGTATTGAAGAATGCTGCCAAAAGCAGCAGCAGAAGTTCTTAA